Within the Sulfitobacter sp. JL08 genome, the region ATTCCCGAATTTGCCGCCGATTGGCATGGCCGCGCCCTGGCGCTGACGCTGGCATCGGGCGCTTTGGGGCAGTGGAACATCGACACCTCGCGCCATGCCCGCGAATCCATCGCGCCCAAGGATTACGCGCGCTTCGGCTATTACGAGAAATGGCTGGCCGGATTGGCCGATCTGTTGGTCGCCAAAGGCATCGTCACACGGCAGGAACTGGAAAACGGACAGGCCGATGGCATGTTGTCCGATCTGGCGGCGCGTTGTCTGAAGCGCGATGCGGTGGCCGCCGTTCTGGCCAAAGGCGGGCCGGCAACCCGCGACAGCGATATCGCGCAACAATTTGAAATAGGACAGAAAGTGCGCACATTGCGCCCCGCGGGCAACCGGTTGGTGGATGGCGGGCACACACGTTTGCCCGCCTATGCTGCAGGCGCAACCGGGCATATCCTGCGCTATCACGGCACGCATGTTTTTCCAGACAGTGCCGCACATGGGCTGGGCGACGCCGCGCAGCCGCTTTATGCCGTTGTGTTTCCCGCGTCCGAACTTTGGGTGTCGCCCGAACATCCGCAGGACGAGGTCGTTCTTGACCTGTGGCAATCGTATCTGGAGTCTGCGTAATGGAAATTCTGGGTAAGGAACCAGTATTTCGGGAACCCTGGCACGCGCAGGTGTTCGCGCTGGCGGTGCATCTGAACGAAACCGGTGTGTTCACCTGGCCCGACTGGGCCGACCGGTTTTCGCAAACCCTCGCGGCGCATGGACTGGATCGCGAACTGGATGGCGGGGATGATTATTTCACCGCATGGCTGGCCGCGCTGGAAAGCCTGCTGGCCGAACGGGATATTGCCCCGCCCGAGGATGTGACCCGTCTGCGTGGCGCATGGGAAACCGCCTATCTGGAAACGCCCCAAGGTGCGCCGGTACAACTAAAGGATTAATCCGTATGAGAAAGCTCGATACGTCCGCGGCTGAGATGGTCAAGGCTGCACGCGCGCGGATAGAAGAAATCGAAACACCCAATGCCATCGCGATGGTCAATGATCCCGAGGTGGTTTTTGTCGATCTGCGCGATGTGCGCGAACGCCAGAGATCGGGTTTTATTCCCGGCAGTTTTCATTGCCCGCGCGGAATGGCCGAATTTTGGGTTGATCCCGAAAGCCCGTATTACAAGGAAGAATTCGGACAGGACAAGAATTACGTCTTTCACTGTGCATCGGGCTGGCGGTCTGCGCTGACAGTGGCGACGCTGAATGACATGGGGTTCAAGGCCGCCCACTTGAAAGAAGGGTTTTCCACCTGGGAAGAACAGGGCG harbors:
- the nthB gene encoding nitrile hydratase subunit beta; translation: MTRPHDMGGRFGDGPVVPEPQGIPEFAADWHGRALALTLASGALGQWNIDTSRHARESIAPKDYARFGYYEKWLAGLADLLVAKGIVTRQELENGQADGMLSDLAARCLKRDAVAAVLAKGGPATRDSDIAQQFEIGQKVRTLRPAGNRLVDGGHTRLPAYAAGATGHILRYHGTHVFPDSAAHGLGDAAQPLYAVVFPASELWVSPEHPQDEVVLDLWQSYLESA
- a CDS encoding nitrile hydratase accessory protein, which produces MEILGKEPVFREPWHAQVFALAVHLNETGVFTWPDWADRFSQTLAAHGLDRELDGGDDYFTAWLAALESLLAERDIAPPEDVTRLRGAWETAYLETPQGAPVQLKD
- a CDS encoding rhodanese-like domain-containing protein; amino-acid sequence: MRKLDTSAAEMVKAARARIEEIETPNAIAMVNDPEVVFVDLRDVRERQRSGFIPGSFHCPRGMAEFWVDPESPYYKEEFGQDKNYVFHCASGWRSALTVATLNDMGFKAAHLKEGFSTWEEQGGPVERLD